Genomic window (Grus americana isolate bGruAme1 chromosome 25, bGruAme1.mat, whole genome shotgun sequence):
TGTAACTTAATTGAAACTAACCTCTCTTGGTGCAACAGTTGCTGTAGTCATCTTGTATATATCTAGCCATAACTGGATTGTTTAAACCATAGGTGCAAGGGACATATCTTACAGAGGTAGGTCTACTGTTCCTGCAAAATCATCTGgattttctattaattttaaacagtgtttcttgagaatttaaattttcaaacGTTGCCTGTGTGAAGGCATTTCTTTATCACCAAATTATACATATGACAATTACAGTTCAGGCCTTGTGTAGAATCCCTGACAAGTGTGCAAATGCTGTCAGCTTATTGCTGCAGTTGCCCTGGACAAAGCTTTTGCTATTACCACAGAACGGCTGAGGTTGGgaggaacctctggaggtcatctggtccaaccccctgctcaaggaGGGCCACCTAGCAAATTCCCTTAGTCTTTCACAGAGGCTTTGCTGcagttgaaataaaatgaaggtaTTTGGAATAGAGTGCATTTGCAGAGAGCTGCAAATTCTTAGCTCTGAACAGGTCTTTTTTATAGTTTCATATTGTTAAAAGTCCTTTTACTgccatttaatttatttatacacttagatttattttttttttcctggctgtaTTTGCAAAGACATGCAGAATGGTAGTGCTGTTCCTCAGTCAAGGAAGCAtagagaattttattttttgtcagcCCTCTTCATGCCTTCACTGTCATCTTGCTGTCTGTCTACAGTACTCGTGGCTCAGCAGAGGTGACATTTACCTGAGCAGGGACAATTTAATCAAAGTGTGATTTCATCACTCCTGTTGTAGGTAGTAGCAGCAAGGGGCTAAGTTGCAACTCTGTTACTGGATTCTATAAGCTCTTCTACTTTGCTTTAGAATCACTTAAACCAGGTGGAAACTAGCTGTCATTCTCAGGGATTTAGTACAATCATAGCTTGCCAGGGCGTCATCGGGTCTAATGACACAATAGCACTGacaggaggtggggaggggggaatctcagtggaaaggaaacatttgttagtttacatttatttccttgttcCTGGGTCTGCACTTCTCACCTGTGTGTGTTCAGCACACAGGGTGGGGCTCAGCTCACTTTCCCACTCACAGCTGACCTGTGTGGGGAAAAAgagtttttttctgagtttcacTTTAATTTTGATGGTATTACACTCCCTGTGTGGAGAACAGAATAGCAAGATTGGAAGCTTCACTGATGCTTCAGTGCTCACAGAGAGACAAGTTTTTTCAAACAATATACTTCAGCAGAAAAGAGAGGCTTACTCCACCATGAAAAAGTATGCCTAATGAACACAGATCTGGACAACAGTGGTGATGACATAAATCTATAGGTAAGCAAACTGTATGTGCTTAGTCCCAGTTGACTACACTGATAGGGTCCTCAAAAAAACCTAGTATCACATatatggaaaaatactgttgctAATATGAAGGCTGTGAGTATATGTCAAAATCtaaatctaattaaaatgttCAACACTAAAAGTATGCGTTGCCTTTTATTTAATCTCTGAAATATATCAGGTATTTGTCTCTGAGCATCTCTTCACAAAATACCTGGGATTTATGAGCAAAGGCTTATACATACAgtcatttctccttcttccccaaaGTAAATTACAGGTGGGTTCTAAATAAACCTGCAGTCCTAGGATTCTGCTTTTGTGCATGTCACCGAATATCCAGTTAATTGAAGTAACTAGCGATACATCTTTAGAATAAAACTTCGTGCACACCATTTTGCAAACCCATTACGAAATAcacttttatttatgtttagtTGTGAGCAGAGAGGTACATTTCGACCGTGTTCTGTTGGAAGCTTACATGTTACAGAGCTTCTGTGGTTTAGTGCAATAGTTTGTCCTAACCTTCTCATGAACACAGTCACTATAATCGGTGTTACATTTACCACACTTGCAGCTCACAGCCACAGGGTAGGAATAATAAGGGATGGTGTGATGAGGACAGCCCGGAATCAGTGCTGTCTGATACAACATCTCTTTATATGTGCACACGTTCTGTGACAGAGCGCTTTTGAGTAGCAGCTTCTTGCCATTGCTGTcctacaaaggaaaaagaaatgcattgttTCACTGAAACATATACGAGTATCGGAAGACTTCCTTTGATGTTTTCTCAAATGTGCAGCAAGCAAACCTCTTTACACTTTGACTGGCGCTGATATTTTCAGCATATTTCTGTTCAGATCTGTAATTCTGAATCTGCATGTGATTGGGGCTCTCTACCCCCATGGATAAGTTCACCTTGCTTTTATGGTTTTAACTAATCTGCTTGCTCAGAGCGCTAACAGTGCTTTGTAACCTGTATTGGCTAC
Coding sequences:
- the TSHB gene encoding thyrotropin subunit beta, whose product is MSPFFVMSLLFGLTFSQTASLCAPSEYIIYVEKRECAYCLAINTTICAGFCMTRDSNGKKLLLKSALSQNVCTYKEMLYQTALIPGCPHHTIPYYSYPVAVSCKCGKCNTDYSDCVHEKVRTNYCTKPQKLCNM